One genomic window of Polyodon spathula isolate WHYD16114869_AA chromosome 8, ASM1765450v1, whole genome shotgun sequence includes the following:
- the LOC121319927 gene encoding C-Jun-amino-terminal kinase-interacting protein 2-like isoform X4, with the protein MADRAEMFSLSTFHSLSPPGCRPAHDISLEEFDDEDLSEITDDCGIGLNYDSDPYEKDCLILEKNDLHHPVCSFQDDFQEFEMIDDNDDEEEEEEEEVDPEAPPSPSASPPASPLGTTQKSRPTTLNLQAPVSQDSLNNNGSFSPRKANWQEALCHSSSHGHLSPSHLCLEDSTHLNGHCAAAPSAGSQSKELDLTSESSSGRSSHLTNSIEEASSPASDQELETELEAESGIIGIKASLLLGQSDPYEVTSPTSELEVKPQLDDDQALMGLQNIDGLTYEHIADPDETLPPTGRGEDHLMRQLVLKIEPDHSLESFKRSFYLPIGPKLMPDMDNEEGNSEYDSESDSEADLSEDADSPWLLSNLVNKMISEGSYPISCPEECFKRSGSVSDTISPMSDLETDAFNEPLDRQAHQLSLSTDAWTNNSKEGLLDTETNKESFSNKEPDGSEGCSTSDFRSKAKDKIINSECKLDSDGTIEISGLCLYMSNPTNDTITPVFVDRCNSSVSAHNMKNQGMCASDTDKAYRHIEDSSVSLTVAKSTKNLKEDTMEPNNDLSINSNGSVSPSASEQLDTDKDEGREDTSVFDRIKEVKNSLTLDIPIVKTNRCFNLTYSTDKEEESFLESIKKSPYHDHCLDNSPSMNDNLKELPPLDVLAPKQRDESLAYDSIKYTLVVDENTTLELVSLKRCTSVLSDDSEISTICDNCDLEGDNEFDDNVDGPEVLSSSEDSSPEADVQFSKKFLNVFVNSTSRSSSTESFGLFSCTINGEDREQTHRAVFRFVPRHEDELELDVDDPLFVEVEEDDYWYRGYNMRTGERGIFPAYYAHAVVSQAKEFIGRKRKTGWVERYNVQFLGSVEVPYHQGNGILCAAMQKIATTRKQTVHLRPPSTCDLEISLQGVKLVMSLDEYGVDDEFDRCSHFFQMKNISYCGCHPKNSCYFGFITKHPVLNRFACHVFVSQESMRCVADSVGRAFHEYYQEHLEYACPTEDIYLE; encoded by the exons GACTGTCTTATCCTGGAGAAGAATGACCTCCATCATCCAGTGTGCTCCTTCCAGGATGACTTCCAGGAGTTTGAGATGATTGACGATAATGATGacgaggaggaagaagaggaggaagaagttGACCCTGAGGCCCCGCCCTCCCCCTCTGCCTCTCCTCCTGCCTCACCCTTGGGCACAACGCAGAAGAGCCGACCGACCACACTGAACCTTCAAGCGCCAGTCTCTCAG GATTCTCTGAATAATAATGGCAGTTTTTCTCCACGGAAAGCCAACTGGCAGGAAGCTCTTTGTCATTCATCTTCACACG GACATTTGTCTCCTTCCCATTTATGCCTTGAAGACAGTACCCACCTGAATGGCCATTGTGCTGCAGCACCAAGTGCTGGTTCTCAAAGCAAAG AGTTGGACCTCACCAGTGAGAGCAGCAGTGGCCGGTCCTCACACCTCACCAACTCTATTGAAGAAGCAAGCTCTCCCGCCTCTGACCAAGAGCTTGAGACAGAGTTAGAGGCAGAGAGTGGCATAATTGGCATCAAGGCCTCCTTGCTTCTTGGGCAGTCCGATCCTTATGAAGTTACTTCACCAACGTCAGAACTGGAAGTCAAACCACAACTTGACGATGATCAAGCATTAATGGGTCTTCAAAATATTGATGGACTTACATATGAACACATCGCAGACCCAGATGAAACCTTGCCACCAACAGGTCGTGGCGAAGACCACCTCATGAGACAATTAGTTCTTAAGATTGAACCTGACCACAGCTTAGAGAGTTTCAAGAGGTCATTTTACCTGCCGATAGGGCCCAAACTGATGCCTGATATGGACAATGAAGAAGGTAATAGTGAATATGATTCAGAGTCTGATTCAGAAGCTGACCTGAGCGAAGACGCTGACTCCCCCTGGCTCCTGAGTAACcttgtaaataaaatgatttcaGAAGGCTCTTATCCCATAAGCTGTCCAGAGGAGTGCTTCAAGAGGTCTGGCTCAGTATCTGACACTATTTCGCCAATGTCAGATTTGGAGACAGATGCTTTTAATGAACCCCTAGACAGGCAAGCCCACCAGTTGAGTTTGAGTACTGATGCATGGACAAACAACTCTAAGGAAGGCCTCTTAGATACAGAGACTAACAAAGAAAGTTTTTCAAATAAGGAACCAGACGGCAGTGAAGGCTGCAGTACTTCAGACTTCAGAAGCAAAGCCAAAGATAAGATTATAAACTCTGAATGTAAACTAGATTCAGATGGCACCATTGAAATTTCAGGCCTGTGTTTATACATGAGTAACCCTACCAATGATACAATCACTCCAGTCTTTGTTGATCGATGTAATAGTTCAGTAAGTGCACACAATATGAAAAACCAAGGAATGTGTGCATCTGATACAGATAAAGCCTATAGGCATATCGAGGATTCATCTGTTAGCCTTACAGTTGCCAAGTCTACAAAGAACCTTAAAGAGGACACAATGGAGCCTAATAATGATCTATCTATAAATTCAAATGGATCAGTATCTCCATCTGCAAGTGAGCAGCTAGACACTGACAAAGATGAAGGCAGAGAAGACACAAGTGTGTTTGATCGTATTAAAGAGGTTAAGAACAGTTTGACTCTTGATATTCCCATTGTCAAAACAAACAGGTGCTTCAACTTGACCTACTCCACTGACAAAGAAGAAGAATCATTTCTTGAGAGCATCAAGAAGTCTCCATATCATGATCACTGCTTGGACAACTCCCCTTCTATGAATGATAACTTAAAAGAACTCCCTCCTTTAGATGTGTTGGCACCCAAGCAGAGAGATGAATCCCTGGCTTACGACTCCATTAAGTACACTCTGGTGGTGGATGAAAACACAACCCTGGAGCTGGTTAGCTTGAAAAGATGCACCTCTGTCCTGAGCGATGACAGCGAGATCTCCACCATCTGTGACAATTGTGACCTGGAGGGGGACAATGAATTTGATGACAATGTCGATGGACCAGAAGTCCTCAGCTCATCTGAAGATTCATCCCCTGAAGCTGATGTGCAGTTTTCCAAGAAGTTCTTGAACGTCTTTGTGAACAGCACATCAAGATCCTCAA gtACGGAGTCATTTGGCCTTTTCTCATGCACAATAAATGGAGAAGATAGAGAACAGACCCACAGAGCTGTCTTCAG GTTTGTCCCTCGGCACGAGGATGAATTGGAGCTGGATGTGGATGACCCGCTCTTTGTGGAAGTGGAGGAAGATGATTACTGGTACAGGGGTTACAACATGCGCACTGGAGAGAGGGGGATTTTTCCAGCGTACTACGCTCATGCAGTGGTGAGCCAAGCCAAAGAATTTATTG GAAGGAAGAGGAAAACAGGCTGGGTGGAGAGGTACAACGTTCAATTCCTGGGCTCAGTGGAAGTCCCATATCATCAGGGCAACGGTATCCTGTGTGCTGCCATGCAGAAA ATTGCAACTACAAGGAAGCAAACTGTCCACCTGAGGCCTCCATCCACTTGCGACCTGGAAATAAGCCTTCAAGGGGTCAAACTGGTCATGAGCTTGGATGAGTATGGAGTGGACGATGAG TTTGACAGGTGCAGTCACTTCTTTCAGATGAAGAACATCTCCTACTGTGGCTGTCATCCTAAAAACAGCTG ctaCTTTGGGTTTATCACCAAGCATCCGGTTCTGAACCGCTTTGCCTGTCACGTGTTTGTATCCCAGGAGTCAATGCGCTGTGTAGCTGACAGTGTGGG ACGAGCATTCCACGAATATTATCAGGAGCATCTGGAGTATGCCTGCCCCACAGAGGACATTTATCTGGAGTAA
- the LOC121319927 gene encoding C-Jun-amino-terminal kinase-interacting protein 2-like isoform X1: MADRAEMFSLSTFHSLSPPGCRPAHDISLEEFDDEDLSEITDDCGIGLNYDSDPYEKDCLILEKNDLHHPVCSFQDDFQEFEMIDDNDDEEEEEEEEVDPEAPPSPSASPPASPLGTTQKSRPTTLNLQAPVSQDSLNNNGSFSPRKANWQEALCHSSSHGHLSPSHLCLEDSTHLNGHCAAAPSAGSQSKGTPTKHSGDTEQTQSPLRPLLYDFEGNKRETLEYGKKMSDPPMEDYNMNITSSPPSPLYSPFHDRGMSPKQYLSSTGSFGQHKMSTSSDTGVETNTDSTSPVTTIPVIDEVSQSSDTEVDRDLTTSCSKTWMCQYRQANDTYTVTSESVADPEVEYDLTLDGTSTCLSPTNPVVNDAGTPISDDELDKVFDIDYMGRKSKDCVSKEPECSSYVEFPPIEPTSFCIYSSPTSQSNAELDRPHSNSDANVHCHPPSSSNDTASPSSDPGIEADLRSKGRYMPSGNHTDDFSSPGSDSDIEGEIEAAFACGDHLVNNMISSISETELDLTSESSSGRSSHLTNSIEEASSPASDQELETELEAESGIIGIKASLLLGQSDPYEVTSPTSELEVKPQLDDDQALMGLQNIDGLTYEHIADPDETLPPTGRGEDHLMRQLVLKIEPDHSLESFKRSFYLPIGPKLMPDMDNEEGNSEYDSESDSEADLSEDADSPWLLSNLVNKMISEGSYPISCPEECFKRSGSVSDTISPMSDLETDAFNEPLDRQAHQLSLSTDAWTNNSKEGLLDTETNKESFSNKEPDGSEGCSTSDFRSKAKDKIINSECKLDSDGTIEISGLCLYMSNPTNDTITPVFVDRCNSSVSAHNMKNQGMCASDTDKAYRHIEDSSVSLTVAKSTKNLKEDTMEPNNDLSINSNGSVSPSASEQLDTDKDEGREDTSVFDRIKEVKNSLTLDIPIVKTNRCFNLTYSTDKEEESFLESIKKSPYHDHCLDNSPSMNDNLKELPPLDVLAPKQRDESLAYDSIKYTLVVDENTTLELVSLKRCTSVLSDDSEISTICDNCDLEGDNEFDDNVDGPEVLSSSEDSSPEADVQFSKKFLNVFVNSTSRSSSTESFGLFSCTINGEDREQTHRAVFRFVPRHEDELELDVDDPLFVEVEEDDYWYRGYNMRTGERGIFPAYYAHAVVSQAKEFIGRKRKTGWVERYNVQFLGSVEVPYHQGNGILCAAMQKIATTRKQTVHLRPPSTCDLEISLQGVKLVMSLDEYGVDDEFDRCSHFFQMKNISYCGCHPKNSCYFGFITKHPVLNRFACHVFVSQESMRCVADSVGRAFHEYYQEHLEYACPTEDIYLE, encoded by the exons GACTGTCTTATCCTGGAGAAGAATGACCTCCATCATCCAGTGTGCTCCTTCCAGGATGACTTCCAGGAGTTTGAGATGATTGACGATAATGATGacgaggaggaagaagaggaggaagaagttGACCCTGAGGCCCCGCCCTCCCCCTCTGCCTCTCCTCCTGCCTCACCCTTGGGCACAACGCAGAAGAGCCGACCGACCACACTGAACCTTCAAGCGCCAGTCTCTCAG GATTCTCTGAATAATAATGGCAGTTTTTCTCCACGGAAAGCCAACTGGCAGGAAGCTCTTTGTCATTCATCTTCACACG GACATTTGTCTCCTTCCCATTTATGCCTTGAAGACAGTACCCACCTGAATGGCCATTGTGCTGCAGCACCAAGTGCTGGTTCTCAAAGCAAAGGTACACCCACAAAACACTCAGGGGACACTGAACAGACACAATCGCCACTCAGGCCCCTCCTGTACGACTTTGAGGGCAACAAACGGGAAACCCTGGAATACGGTAAAAAAATGTCTGACCCTCCCATGGAAGATTATAATATGAACATAACCTCTTCACCACCATCTCCACTATATTCTCCATTCCATGACAGGGGGATGTCTCCTAAACAATATCTCTCTTCAACAGGGTCTTTTGGTCAACACAAAATGTCCACCAGTTCAGACACTGGAGTGGAAACCAACACGGATAGTACCAGCCCAGTCACAACCATACCGGTGATAGATGAAGTCTCACAGAGCTCTGATACTGAGGTTGACCGTGACCTGACCACTTCCTGTTCCAAAACGTGGATGTGCCAATATAGACAGGCCAATGATACTTACACCGTCACCTCAGAGTCAGTGGCAGATCCCGAAGTGGAGTATGACCTTACATTAGATGGCACCAGTACGTGCCTGTCTCCTACTAACCCGGTAGTTAATGATGCTGGTACTCCAATATCAGATGATGAACTAGATAAGGTCTTTGACATTGATTATATGGGAAGAAAAAGCAAGGACTGTGTCTCAAAAGAACCAGAGTGTTCATCGTATGTTGAGTTTCCTCCAATTGAGCCTACTTCATTCTGCATTTACAGTTCCCCTACAAGTCAATCAAATGCAGAATTAGACAGGCCACACAGTAACAGTGATGCAAATGTACACTGTCACCCACCTTCTTCATCTAATGACACAGCCTCTCCTTCTTCTGACCCAGGCATTGAAGCAGATCTCAGGAGTAAAGGAAGGTACATGCCATCTGGTAATCACACTGACGATTTTAGCTCTCCAGGTTCTGATTCTGACATTGAAGGAGAAATAGAGGCTGCCTTTGCCTGTGGAGACCACTTGGTCAATAACATGATCTCATCTATCTCTGAGACAGAGTTGGACCTCACCAGTGAGAGCAGCAGTGGCCGGTCCTCACACCTCACCAACTCTATTGAAGAAGCAAGCTCTCCCGCCTCTGACCAAGAGCTTGAGACAGAGTTAGAGGCAGAGAGTGGCATAATTGGCATCAAGGCCTCCTTGCTTCTTGGGCAGTCCGATCCTTATGAAGTTACTTCACCAACGTCAGAACTGGAAGTCAAACCACAACTTGACGATGATCAAGCATTAATGGGTCTTCAAAATATTGATGGACTTACATATGAACACATCGCAGACCCAGATGAAACCTTGCCACCAACAGGTCGTGGCGAAGACCACCTCATGAGACAATTAGTTCTTAAGATTGAACCTGACCACAGCTTAGAGAGTTTCAAGAGGTCATTTTACCTGCCGATAGGGCCCAAACTGATGCCTGATATGGACAATGAAGAAGGTAATAGTGAATATGATTCAGAGTCTGATTCAGAAGCTGACCTGAGCGAAGACGCTGACTCCCCCTGGCTCCTGAGTAACcttgtaaataaaatgatttcaGAAGGCTCTTATCCCATAAGCTGTCCAGAGGAGTGCTTCAAGAGGTCTGGCTCAGTATCTGACACTATTTCGCCAATGTCAGATTTGGAGACAGATGCTTTTAATGAACCCCTAGACAGGCAAGCCCACCAGTTGAGTTTGAGTACTGATGCATGGACAAACAACTCTAAGGAAGGCCTCTTAGATACAGAGACTAACAAAGAAAGTTTTTCAAATAAGGAACCAGACGGCAGTGAAGGCTGCAGTACTTCAGACTTCAGAAGCAAAGCCAAAGATAAGATTATAAACTCTGAATGTAAACTAGATTCAGATGGCACCATTGAAATTTCAGGCCTGTGTTTATACATGAGTAACCCTACCAATGATACAATCACTCCAGTCTTTGTTGATCGATGTAATAGTTCAGTAAGTGCACACAATATGAAAAACCAAGGAATGTGTGCATCTGATACAGATAAAGCCTATAGGCATATCGAGGATTCATCTGTTAGCCTTACAGTTGCCAAGTCTACAAAGAACCTTAAAGAGGACACAATGGAGCCTAATAATGATCTATCTATAAATTCAAATGGATCAGTATCTCCATCTGCAAGTGAGCAGCTAGACACTGACAAAGATGAAGGCAGAGAAGACACAAGTGTGTTTGATCGTATTAAAGAGGTTAAGAACAGTTTGACTCTTGATATTCCCATTGTCAAAACAAACAGGTGCTTCAACTTGACCTACTCCACTGACAAAGAAGAAGAATCATTTCTTGAGAGCATCAAGAAGTCTCCATATCATGATCACTGCTTGGACAACTCCCCTTCTATGAATGATAACTTAAAAGAACTCCCTCCTTTAGATGTGTTGGCACCCAAGCAGAGAGATGAATCCCTGGCTTACGACTCCATTAAGTACACTCTGGTGGTGGATGAAAACACAACCCTGGAGCTGGTTAGCTTGAAAAGATGCACCTCTGTCCTGAGCGATGACAGCGAGATCTCCACCATCTGTGACAATTGTGACCTGGAGGGGGACAATGAATTTGATGACAATGTCGATGGACCAGAAGTCCTCAGCTCATCTGAAGATTCATCCCCTGAAGCTGATGTGCAGTTTTCCAAGAAGTTCTTGAACGTCTTTGTGAACAGCACATCAAGATCCTCAA gtACGGAGTCATTTGGCCTTTTCTCATGCACAATAAATGGAGAAGATAGAGAACAGACCCACAGAGCTGTCTTCAG GTTTGTCCCTCGGCACGAGGATGAATTGGAGCTGGATGTGGATGACCCGCTCTTTGTGGAAGTGGAGGAAGATGATTACTGGTACAGGGGTTACAACATGCGCACTGGAGAGAGGGGGATTTTTCCAGCGTACTACGCTCATGCAGTGGTGAGCCAAGCCAAAGAATTTATTG GAAGGAAGAGGAAAACAGGCTGGGTGGAGAGGTACAACGTTCAATTCCTGGGCTCAGTGGAAGTCCCATATCATCAGGGCAACGGTATCCTGTGTGCTGCCATGCAGAAA ATTGCAACTACAAGGAAGCAAACTGTCCACCTGAGGCCTCCATCCACTTGCGACCTGGAAATAAGCCTTCAAGGGGTCAAACTGGTCATGAGCTTGGATGAGTATGGAGTGGACGATGAG TTTGACAGGTGCAGTCACTTCTTTCAGATGAAGAACATCTCCTACTGTGGCTGTCATCCTAAAAACAGCTG ctaCTTTGGGTTTATCACCAAGCATCCGGTTCTGAACCGCTTTGCCTGTCACGTGTTTGTATCCCAGGAGTCAATGCGCTGTGTAGCTGACAGTGTGGG ACGAGCATTCCACGAATATTATCAGGAGCATCTGGAGTATGCCTGCCCCACAGAGGACATTTATCTGGAGTAA
- the LOC121319927 gene encoding C-Jun-amino-terminal kinase-interacting protein 2-like isoform X2, whose protein sequence is MADRAEMFSLSTFHSLSPPGCRPAHDISLEEFDDEDLSEITDDCGIGLNYDSDPYEKDCLILEKNDLHHPVCSFQDDFQEFEMIDDNDDEEEEEEEEVDPEAPPSPSASPPASPLGTTQKSRPTTLNLQAPVSQDSLNNNGSFSPRKANWQEALCHSSSHGHLSPSHLCLEDSTHLNGHCAAAPSAGSQSKGTPTKHSGDTEQTQSPLRPLLYDFEGNKRETLEYGSFGQHKMSTSSDTGVETNTDSTSPVTTIPVIDEVSQSSDTEVDRDLTTSCSKTWMCQYRQANDTYTVTSESVADPEVEYDLTLDGTSTCLSPTNPVVNDAGTPISDDELDKVFDIDYMGRKSKDCVSKEPECSSYVEFPPIEPTSFCIYSSPTSQSNAELDRPHSNSDANVHCHPPSSSNDTASPSSDPGIEADLRSKGRYMPSGNHTDDFSSPGSDSDIEGEIEAAFACGDHLVNNMISSISETELDLTSESSSGRSSHLTNSIEEASSPASDQELETELEAESGIIGIKASLLLGQSDPYEVTSPTSELEVKPQLDDDQALMGLQNIDGLTYEHIADPDETLPPTGRGEDHLMRQLVLKIEPDHSLESFKRSFYLPIGPKLMPDMDNEEGNSEYDSESDSEADLSEDADSPWLLSNLVNKMISEGSYPISCPEECFKRSGSVSDTISPMSDLETDAFNEPLDRQAHQLSLSTDAWTNNSKEGLLDTETNKESFSNKEPDGSEGCSTSDFRSKAKDKIINSECKLDSDGTIEISGLCLYMSNPTNDTITPVFVDRCNSSVSAHNMKNQGMCASDTDKAYRHIEDSSVSLTVAKSTKNLKEDTMEPNNDLSINSNGSVSPSASEQLDTDKDEGREDTSVFDRIKEVKNSLTLDIPIVKTNRCFNLTYSTDKEEESFLESIKKSPYHDHCLDNSPSMNDNLKELPPLDVLAPKQRDESLAYDSIKYTLVVDENTTLELVSLKRCTSVLSDDSEISTICDNCDLEGDNEFDDNVDGPEVLSSSEDSSPEADVQFSKKFLNVFVNSTSRSSSTESFGLFSCTINGEDREQTHRAVFRFVPRHEDELELDVDDPLFVEVEEDDYWYRGYNMRTGERGIFPAYYAHAVVSQAKEFIGRKRKTGWVERYNVQFLGSVEVPYHQGNGILCAAMQKIATTRKQTVHLRPPSTCDLEISLQGVKLVMSLDEYGVDDEFDRCSHFFQMKNISYCGCHPKNSCYFGFITKHPVLNRFACHVFVSQESMRCVADSVGRAFHEYYQEHLEYACPTEDIYLE, encoded by the exons GACTGTCTTATCCTGGAGAAGAATGACCTCCATCATCCAGTGTGCTCCTTCCAGGATGACTTCCAGGAGTTTGAGATGATTGACGATAATGATGacgaggaggaagaagaggaggaagaagttGACCCTGAGGCCCCGCCCTCCCCCTCTGCCTCTCCTCCTGCCTCACCCTTGGGCACAACGCAGAAGAGCCGACCGACCACACTGAACCTTCAAGCGCCAGTCTCTCAG GATTCTCTGAATAATAATGGCAGTTTTTCTCCACGGAAAGCCAACTGGCAGGAAGCTCTTTGTCATTCATCTTCACACG GACATTTGTCTCCTTCCCATTTATGCCTTGAAGACAGTACCCACCTGAATGGCCATTGTGCTGCAGCACCAAGTGCTGGTTCTCAAAGCAAAGGTACACCCACAAAACACTCAGGGGACACTGAACAGACACAATCGCCACTCAGGCCCCTCCTGTACGACTTTGAGGGCAACAAACGGGAAACCCTGGAATACG GGTCTTTTGGTCAACACAAAATGTCCACCAGTTCAGACACTGGAGTGGAAACCAACACGGATAGTACCAGCCCAGTCACAACCATACCGGTGATAGATGAAGTCTCACAGAGCTCTGATACTGAGGTTGACCGTGACCTGACCACTTCCTGTTCCAAAACGTGGATGTGCCAATATAGACAGGCCAATGATACTTACACCGTCACCTCAGAGTCAGTGGCAGATCCCGAAGTGGAGTATGACCTTACATTAGATGGCACCAGTACGTGCCTGTCTCCTACTAACCCGGTAGTTAATGATGCTGGTACTCCAATATCAGATGATGAACTAGATAAGGTCTTTGACATTGATTATATGGGAAGAAAAAGCAAGGACTGTGTCTCAAAAGAACCAGAGTGTTCATCGTATGTTGAGTTTCCTCCAATTGAGCCTACTTCATTCTGCATTTACAGTTCCCCTACAAGTCAATCAAATGCAGAATTAGACAGGCCACACAGTAACAGTGATGCAAATGTACACTGTCACCCACCTTCTTCATCTAATGACACAGCCTCTCCTTCTTCTGACCCAGGCATTGAAGCAGATCTCAGGAGTAAAGGAAGGTACATGCCATCTGGTAATCACACTGACGATTTTAGCTCTCCAGGTTCTGATTCTGACATTGAAGGAGAAATAGAGGCTGCCTTTGCCTGTGGAGACCACTTGGTCAATAACATGATCTCATCTATCTCTGAGACAGAGTTGGACCTCACCAGTGAGAGCAGCAGTGGCCGGTCCTCACACCTCACCAACTCTATTGAAGAAGCAAGCTCTCCCGCCTCTGACCAAGAGCTTGAGACAGAGTTAGAGGCAGAGAGTGGCATAATTGGCATCAAGGCCTCCTTGCTTCTTGGGCAGTCCGATCCTTATGAAGTTACTTCACCAACGTCAGAACTGGAAGTCAAACCACAACTTGACGATGATCAAGCATTAATGGGTCTTCAAAATATTGATGGACTTACATATGAACACATCGCAGACCCAGATGAAACCTTGCCACCAACAGGTCGTGGCGAAGACCACCTCATGAGACAATTAGTTCTTAAGATTGAACCTGACCACAGCTTAGAGAGTTTCAAGAGGTCATTTTACCTGCCGATAGGGCCCAAACTGATGCCTGATATGGACAATGAAGAAGGTAATAGTGAATATGATTCAGAGTCTGATTCAGAAGCTGACCTGAGCGAAGACGCTGACTCCCCCTGGCTCCTGAGTAACcttgtaaataaaatgatttcaGAAGGCTCTTATCCCATAAGCTGTCCAGAGGAGTGCTTCAAGAGGTCTGGCTCAGTATCTGACACTATTTCGCCAATGTCAGATTTGGAGACAGATGCTTTTAATGAACCCCTAGACAGGCAAGCCCACCAGTTGAGTTTGAGTACTGATGCATGGACAAACAACTCTAAGGAAGGCCTCTTAGATACAGAGACTAACAAAGAAAGTTTTTCAAATAAGGAACCAGACGGCAGTGAAGGCTGCAGTACTTCAGACTTCAGAAGCAAAGCCAAAGATAAGATTATAAACTCTGAATGTAAACTAGATTCAGATGGCACCATTGAAATTTCAGGCCTGTGTTTATACATGAGTAACCCTACCAATGATACAATCACTCCAGTCTTTGTTGATCGATGTAATAGTTCAGTAAGTGCACACAATATGAAAAACCAAGGAATGTGTGCATCTGATACAGATAAAGCCTATAGGCATATCGAGGATTCATCTGTTAGCCTTACAGTTGCCAAGTCTACAAAGAACCTTAAAGAGGACACAATGGAGCCTAATAATGATCTATCTATAAATTCAAATGGATCAGTATCTCCATCTGCAAGTGAGCAGCTAGACACTGACAAAGATGAAGGCAGAGAAGACACAAGTGTGTTTGATCGTATTAAAGAGGTTAAGAACAGTTTGACTCTTGATATTCCCATTGTCAAAACAAACAGGTGCTTCAACTTGACCTACTCCACTGACAAAGAAGAAGAATCATTTCTTGAGAGCATCAAGAAGTCTCCATATCATGATCACTGCTTGGACAACTCCCCTTCTATGAATGATAACTTAAAAGAACTCCCTCCTTTAGATGTGTTGGCACCCAAGCAGAGAGATGAATCCCTGGCTTACGACTCCATTAAGTACACTCTGGTGGTGGATGAAAACACAACCCTGGAGCTGGTTAGCTTGAAAAGATGCACCTCTGTCCTGAGCGATGACAGCGAGATCTCCACCATCTGTGACAATTGTGACCTGGAGGGGGACAATGAATTTGATGACAATGTCGATGGACCAGAAGTCCTCAGCTCATCTGAAGATTCATCCCCTGAAGCTGATGTGCAGTTTTCCAAGAAGTTCTTGAACGTCTTTGTGAACAGCACATCAAGATCCTCAA gtACGGAGTCATTTGGCCTTTTCTCATGCACAATAAATGGAGAAGATAGAGAACAGACCCACAGAGCTGTCTTCAG GTTTGTCCCTCGGCACGAGGATGAATTGGAGCTGGATGTGGATGACCCGCTCTTTGTGGAAGTGGAGGAAGATGATTACTGGTACAGGGGTTACAACATGCGCACTGGAGAGAGGGGGATTTTTCCAGCGTACTACGCTCATGCAGTGGTGAGCCAAGCCAAAGAATTTATTG GAAGGAAGAGGAAAACAGGCTGGGTGGAGAGGTACAACGTTCAATTCCTGGGCTCAGTGGAAGTCCCATATCATCAGGGCAACGGTATCCTGTGTGCTGCCATGCAGAAA ATTGCAACTACAAGGAAGCAAACTGTCCACCTGAGGCCTCCATCCACTTGCGACCTGGAAATAAGCCTTCAAGGGGTCAAACTGGTCATGAGCTTGGATGAGTATGGAGTGGACGATGAG TTTGACAGGTGCAGTCACTTCTTTCAGATGAAGAACATCTCCTACTGTGGCTGTCATCCTAAAAACAGCTG ctaCTTTGGGTTTATCACCAAGCATCCGGTTCTGAACCGCTTTGCCTGTCACGTGTTTGTATCCCAGGAGTCAATGCGCTGTGTAGCTGACAGTGTGGG ACGAGCATTCCACGAATATTATCAGGAGCATCTGGAGTATGCCTGCCCCACAGAGGACATTTATCTGGAGTAA